Genomic DNA from Sphingobium sp. WTD-1:
GGGCGCGTCACGGGAATGGCGACGTCGATGGCCGAGGCCGGGATCAGCTCGCCCGGCACATAGGGCACCGCTTCGTTGATCTCCGCGATGACCACCCGCGCCTTGTCCACGGCGGCGCGGACATAGTCGCCGATCAGGCCGCAGCTATGGTTGCCGTCGGCGTCGGCCGGGCTGAGCTGGATCATCGCCACGTCGCAGCCGATGATGCCGGCCGTGATCATCGGCGCGACCTGGCTGACATGGATGGGGATGACCTGCAGCTTGCCGGCCTTGGTCATCGACCGCAGCGCGCCGATCGCGCCCATGGAGGAAAGGCGGAAACTGTCGGCGCTGTCCGGCGTGAACAGCCCCGAGAAGCTGGTGGCGATGAAGGCGGACAGGTCGCCGATCCCGGCGCCCTGCTCGATCAGTGCGCTCACCAGGCTGACCGGCTCACCACAGGCCTGGCCAAAGACGATGCGGTCGCCGCGCCGCAGATAGGGGGTGAGGTCGATCACAAGGCCCCGGCCTGGCGCAGCAACTGCTCGGCGCGGCTGAGATAAGGCCGGTCGAGCATCCCGCCCTTGTAGCCGATCGCGCCGACGCCGGGATTGGCGGCGAAGATGTCGACGATCGCCTGGGCCTCGGCAATTTCCTCTTCAGTCGGGGTGAAGGCGGCGTTGATGACATCGACCTGCGCCGGGTGGATCGCCAGCATGCCGCGATAGCCGTCGCGCCGGACCTTCTCGGCCCGCGCCTTCAGCCCGTCGAGATCGCGGAAGTCGCCCTGGATCGTCTCGATCGCGGTGACGCCGGCGGTGGCCGCGCCCAGCAGGCACATGGAGCGCGCCAGTTCATAGGTGAAGCCATAGCTGCCATCGGCATTGCGGTTGGAACTGGCGCCGATCGAGTCGGCCAGATCCTCCGCGCCCCAGGTCAGCGCCACCACGCGCGGCGCGCCCTTATAGTCGCCGGTATGGAACATGGCTTCTGCCGTTTCGGTGACCAGCACGATCAGCGGGGTCGATCCCCGTTCGATGCCATGCGCCGCCTCGAACGCGGTCAGATAATGGTCGAGCCGTTCGACATCCTGCCGGCCATAGACTTTGGGCAGCATGATGCCGCCCGGCCGCGCCGGCATGATCGCGGCGAGATCGTCGAGCGTATAGGGCCCGTCGAGCGGATTGACCCGTACCCAGAGCCGCTCGCGTCCTTCACTACGGGCGGCGAGGAAATCATGCACCATCTGGCGGGCGAGCGGCTTGTTTTCGGTCGCGACCGCATCCTCCAGGTCGAACAGCGCGATGTCGGCGGCGCTGTCCGCCGCCTTGGCCATCTTCTTCTCGCTGTCGCCCGGCGCGAACAGCCAGGAGCGCATCTTGATCGGCAGCGTCATCGTTTTCGCCTCAATAGGATTTGGGCAATTCCAGCACCTTTTCGGCGATGAAATTGAGGATCATGTGGGGGCTGACCGGGGCCGTGCGCGGGATCAGCACTTCGCGCAGCAGTCGTTCGACATGATATTCCTGGGCATAGCCCATGCCGCCCAGGGTCAGCATCGCGGTATGGCAGGCCTCGAACGCGGATTCGGCGGCGAGATATTTGCCGCTGTTGGCTTCCACGCCGCAATCCTCGCCCTTGTCGAACAAAGTGGCGGCCTTCATCACCATCAGGTTGGCCGCCTCCAGCTGCATCCAGCATTTGGCGAGCGGATGCTGGATGCCCTGATTCATGCCGATCGGCCGGTCGAAGACGATGCGTTCGCGGGCATAGCGGGCGGCGCGCTGGATCGCGTTGCGGCCGATGCCGATCGCTTCGGCGCCGAGCAATATGCGTTCCGGGTTCAGCCCCTTGAGGATGATCCTGAAGCCCTGACCTTCCTCGCCGATCCGATCCTCCTCGGGGATGAAGAGGTCGTTGATGAACAGCATGTTGGAGCCGACCGCGTGGCGGCCCATCTTGGGGATCAACTGATGCTCGATCTTGCTGCGATCCAGTTTCGTGAAGAAGAGCGACAGGCCCTGCGTCTTGTTCTTCACTTCATCGAGCGGGGTGGTGCGGGCGAGCAGCATCATCCGGTCGGCGACATGGGCGTTGGTGATCCAGATCTTCTCGCCATTGACGCGGTAGCCGCCCTCGACCCGTTCTGCGCGGGTCTTGAGCTTGGTCGTGTCGAGCCCGGTATTGGGCTCGGTCACGGCAAAGCACATCTTCTCCGCGCCCGAGATGATCGGCGGGATCATGCGCTGCTGCTGCTCCGCCGTGCCGAACAGAGCGATCGGCTCCAGGCTGAAGACCGGCCCGTGGATGCTGGACGCGGCGGTCATGCCGCCGCCGGCCTCCGCCACCGCCTGCACCATGATCGCAGCCTCGGTAATGCCCAGGCCCGCGCCGCCGGTGGCTTCGGGCATGGCGATGCCCAGCCAGCCGGCATCGGCCATCGCCCGGTGGAAATCGAACGGAAAGACGGCATCCTTGTCCCGTTCCAGCCAATAATCGTCGGGGAACAGGGCACAGAGCTGGAACACCGCGTCGCGGATGTTCCTCTGGTCTTCGGTCAGGGCAAAATCCACGTCTCTGGGGGCCTTCTGCTGGCGTCTGGATGATCGCCTGCGGGTATCATCCGGCCTCCCGCGCGCACAATCGGGCGGCCCTACATATCGGTGGGGCGAAGGGGTTGCGCGTGGATTTCGCCGCGCCCTTGGCCTAGCCCCAAGGCAGTTATGGGGAGAGGATGATGGACGCGACGCACATGCCTAAAGGGCCATTGGCCGGGATCCGCGTGGTGGACCTGACGGCGATGGTGTTCGGCCCCTATGCGACCCAGATCATGGCCGACATGGGCGCCGACGTGATCAAGATCGAGCCGCCGGCCGGCGATGCGACGCGCTACATCAATGCCGGGCCGACGCCCGAGCTGGGCGGCGTCTTCACCAACGTCAATCGCGGCAAGCGCAGCCTGGTGCTGGACCTGCGGCAGGAGGGCGACAAGGCGACGCTGCGCGCGCTGATCGCCACCGCCGACGTCTTCATCCATTCGATGCGCGGCAAGGCGATCGCCAAGCTGGGCTTCGACTATCAGGCGGTGAAGGCGATCAGGCCCGACATCGTCTACACCAATTGCTATGGCTATAGCCGGCGCGGGCCGGACGGCGACAAGCCCGCCTATGACGACACGATCCAGGCCGAATGCGGCATTCCGCACCTGCAGCAACTGATGACCGGCAAGCCCGATTTCATGGCGACGATCATCGCCGACAAGGTGGCGGGCCTCACTGGCCTCTATGCGACGATGATGGCGCTGTTCCACCGCGAGCGCACCGGCGAGGGGCAGGAGGTGGAAGTCTCCATGTTCGAGACCATGGCGTCCTTCATGCTGACCGAACATGCGAGCGGCATGCTGTTTGATCCGCCGCTGGGGCCGGCCCATTATCACCGCGTCGTCGCCCGCAACCGCAAGCCCTATGCGACCAAGGACGGCCATGTCGCCGCGCTGGTCTATAATGACAAGCATTGGAACGCCTTCGTCGCGGCGGTGAACCCGCCCTGGGCGACCGACGAGTTCGACACGCTGGCCAAGCGCGCGAAGCAGATCGACCGGGTCTATGGCCTGCTGGGCGAGACCTTTGCCGAGCGGACGACGCAGGAGTGGCTGGAGCTGCTGGAGGCGCTGCATATCCCCGCCGCGCCGCTGCGCACTACCGACGAACTGTTCGACAATGCGCATCTCAACGCCATCGGCTTTTTCGAGACGGTCGAGACGCCGCAGGGGCCGGTGCGCTTCCCCGGCGTGCCGACCTGGTTCTCGCAGACGCCGGGCCGGGTCGCGGGCGGCGCGCCGGAACTGGGCGCGCACAGCCGCGAAGTGCTGGACGAACTGGGGGTGGCGGTCCATCGGTAGGGCGATGGGTTGGGGCGCTGCCTTGGCGCTCCCCAGCCCAGCCTTTACCACTTCATCCAAGCAAGAAATCTGGGTGAGGCATGGCATGGTTGAGGCTGCTGAAATGACGCGCGCGGGCTTCCCGCTGGAAATCAGCGATCCCGAGCGCATTCCCACGGCACGCTATTATGACGCGGATTTCTATCGCCGCGAATGCGAGGAACTGTGGCCCCATGTCTGGCAGATGGCCTGCCGCGTGGAGCAGGTGCCGGAGGTCGGCGACTGGATCGAATATAACAACCTGGGCAAGTCCGTCATCATCGTGCGGACCAAGGACGGGATCAGCGCCTATCATAATGCCTGCCGCCATCGCGGCGTGCCGCTGACCGAGGGCAGCCATGGCAATTGCAAGGGCAAGGGCTTCATCTGTCCCTTCCATGGCTGGCGCTGGAATATCGAGGGCAAGAATACATTCGTCTATGGCCGGCACATGTTCAGTGAGCATCAGCTGGACGAGCAGGATCTGGCCCTGCGCCCGTGCCGCACCGAGATCGAGATGGGCTGCGTCTTCATCAATTTCGATGATGAGGCGCCGTCACTGCGTGAACAGCTCGGCCCGCTCGCGGTGGGGCTCGACGCCTATAATGCCGACAAGATGCGCGCCGAATGGTGTTTCGGCACGGTGCTGCCGGCCAATTGGAAGGTCGCGATGGAAGCCTTCATGGAAGGCTATCATGTCATGCGCACCCACCCGCAACTGCAGCAGAAGGTGCCGATCCTCTACAACATGATGTACGGCATGGACACGGGCGGGATCGGCGTGCCGATCAATCCCAACCGGTCGATGAAGGAGAATATCGAGGACCAGGTCGAGCATATGCAGCTGCTGAGCGACGGCATGGCGGGCATGTGCCATGCCAAGGATGTCGCCGTCGCCCGCACCCTGATCGATGTGGACCTGCCCGAAGACCCGCAACAGGCGATCATGCACTGGTTCGGCATGGTCAATCATTGCGTGACCCAGGCCGGGCAGGCGCGCGGCGAACCCACGCCCGATCTCAACAAGCTGGCGGTGGAAACCCCGGTCAAGTCGGTGGAATTCATCTTCCCCAACTATTTCCTGCTGCCCTTCCTATCCAGCATGGCAGCCTATCGCATCCGCCCGCTCGGCCCGGAAAGCTGCATGTTCGAACTCTGGTCGCTGACCCATTTCCCCGAAGGACAGGAGCCGCCGGTGGTGATGGAACCGGTGATGCTGCCCTATGACAGCGACCAGTTCCCGATGATCCCGCGCCAGGATTATTCCAACATCCCGCTGCAGCAGAAGGGGCTGCATGCAGAGGGCTTCGACTTCATGCGCCTGTCCAAGGTGATCGAAGGGCTGATCAGCAATTATCAGCGGATCATCGACGGCTATATCCGGCATGAACCCATGGATAAGCTGAGCGCGGCGACACAGAAGCTGGCCGGCAATTTCGACGGGCCGGTGCTCGACCTGGGCTTCTGAGCCGGCGGGAGGCGGGGTCATGAAATTCGCCTTCGGCATGCCGCGGCTGATCGAGCTGAAGGCGACGATGCAGCCCTGGGAATTGTCGGTCACGGGCGCGGACCAGACGCGGCTGGCCAGGCTGGCCGATGATCTGGGTTACGACATGATCAGCGTGCCGGAACATTTTCTGATTCCGCGCGCCCATGTCGACCTGTCGGGACCGCATCATTTCCATGCCTATGCGGCGATGGGCTATTATGCCGGGGCGACCCGTCGCATCCGCATCAACAGCTCGATCGCGATCCTGCCGCTGCAGCATCCCGCGATCACCGCCAAGGCGCTGTCGACGATCGACT
This window encodes:
- a CDS encoding CoA ester lyase → MTLPIKMRSWLFAPGDSEKKMAKAADSAADIALFDLEDAVATENKPLARQMVHDFLAARSEGRERLWVRVNPLDGPYTLDDLAAIMPARPGGIMLPKVYGRQDVERLDHYLTAFEAAHGIERGSTPLIVLVTETAEAMFHTGDYKGAPRVVALTWGAEDLADSIGASSNRNADGSYGFTYELARSMCLLGAATAGVTAIETIQGDFRDLDGLKARAEKVRRDGYRGMLAIHPAQVDVINAAFTPTEEEIAEAQAIVDIFAANPGVGAIGYKGGMLDRPYLSRAEQLLRQAGAL
- a CDS encoding acyl-CoA dehydrogenase family protein — encoded protein: MDFALTEDQRNIRDAVFQLCALFPDDYWLERDKDAVFPFDFHRAMADAGWLGIAMPEATGGAGLGITEAAIMVQAVAEAGGGMTAASSIHGPVFSLEPIALFGTAEQQQRMIPPIISGAEKMCFAVTEPNTGLDTTKLKTRAERVEGGYRVNGEKIWITNAHVADRMMLLARTTPLDEVKNKTQGLSLFFTKLDRSKIEHQLIPKMGRHAVGSNMLFINDLFIPEEDRIGEEGQGFRIILKGLNPERILLGAEAIGIGRNAIQRAARYARERIVFDRPIGMNQGIQHPLAKCWMQLEAANLMVMKAATLFDKGEDCGVEANSGKYLAAESAFEACHTAMLTLGGMGYAQEYHVERLLREVLIPRTAPVSPHMILNFIAEKVLELPKSY
- a CDS encoding CoA transferase; amino-acid sequence: MDATHMPKGPLAGIRVVDLTAMVFGPYATQIMADMGADVIKIEPPAGDATRYINAGPTPELGGVFTNVNRGKRSLVLDLRQEGDKATLRALIATADVFIHSMRGKAIAKLGFDYQAVKAIRPDIVYTNCYGYSRRGPDGDKPAYDDTIQAECGIPHLQQLMTGKPDFMATIIADKVAGLTGLYATMMALFHRERTGEGQEVEVSMFETMASFMLTEHASGMLFDPPLGPAHYHRVVARNRKPYATKDGHVAALVYNDKHWNAFVAAVNPPWATDEFDTLAKRAKQIDRVYGLLGETFAERTTQEWLELLEALHIPAAPLRTTDELFDNAHLNAIGFFETVETPQGPVRFPGVPTWFSQTPGRVAGGAPELGAHSREVLDELGVAVHR
- a CDS encoding aromatic ring-hydroxylating dioxygenase subunit alpha codes for the protein MTRAGFPLEISDPERIPTARYYDADFYRRECEELWPHVWQMACRVEQVPEVGDWIEYNNLGKSVIIVRTKDGISAYHNACRHRGVPLTEGSHGNCKGKGFICPFHGWRWNIEGKNTFVYGRHMFSEHQLDEQDLALRPCRTEIEMGCVFINFDDEAPSLREQLGPLAVGLDAYNADKMRAEWCFGTVLPANWKVAMEAFMEGYHVMRTHPQLQQKVPILYNMMYGMDTGGIGVPINPNRSMKENIEDQVEHMQLLSDGMAGMCHAKDVAVARTLIDVDLPEDPQQAIMHWFGMVNHCVTQAGQARGEPTPDLNKLAVETPVKSVEFIFPNYFLLPFLSSMAAYRIRPLGPESCMFELWSLTHFPEGQEPPVVMEPVMLPYDSDQFPMIPRQDYSNIPLQQKGLHAEGFDFMRLSKVIEGLISNYQRIIDGYIRHEPMDKLSAATQKLAGNFDGPVLDLGF